AACGGTCACCAGCAGCGCGAGGACGGCGACCTCGCGGAGCGCGGCCACGGGGTCGCCGCCGTGCCGGCCGAGCGCACCGGTCCCGGACAGCCAGGCGGCGAGCTGCAGCACCGCGCCCGGCGGCCGCCCGGTCCACACGGGGTCGGCGACCCAGCCGGTGCCCGACGCGACACCCGCAGCGACCCGGGCCAGAGCGGACTCCTGCTCCGGGACGGCCGACCGGCCACCGTGGGAGAGCACGCCGACGACCGCGGCACCGAGCAGCAGGGCACCCAGGACGAGGGCGGACCGGCCCCGCCCGGCGGATGGCCGGCCCTCCCCGGCGGGGCGGGCCGGGCGGGCCTGGACGACGACGGCCATCAGCGCTTGCGCTTGCGCTTGGCCGGCGGGCGGCCGGGAGTGCGGGTCGAGCCGCCGGCGGCCGTGACCCGGGCGGCCGGTCGCTGCGCCGGGCGACGGACGGCGGGCGGGGCGACGACGGGGGCCGGCTCGACGGCAGGCCCGGCGGAGGAGGACGGCTCGGGCTCGGTGGGCTCGGGCTCGGTGGGTTCCGGCTCGGTGGCTCCGGCCTCGTCGACGACGGGAGCCACCTCGGACTCGGCCGCGGGCTCGACGACCGGCGCGGACACCGGTACCGGCTCGACGTCGTCGGTCGCCCGGCCGCGCCGGCCGACCACCACGGCGCCACCGAGCCCGGCGACGAGCACCGCAGCGCCGCCGCCGACGGCCATCCAGGCGCCACCGCGGGACTCCTCCACCTGCTGCACCGGCCGGGCCGGCGTGCTCGGCGCCTCCGTGGTGGGGGCGGTGGTCGGCGTGGGCGTCGTCGTGGCCGGGGGCAGCAGCTGCGAGGGCGGTGCCGGTGCCGCGAGGGCCGCGGAGGCGCCGCCCAGCACGACGGCGACCGCGGCCGGCAGCACCCACGTACCCACTCGGTCCAGCACCACAGGTCCCCCGTCGTCAGCGGGACCACGCGGACCCGCCCTGGTCAGCAGGACTCGATGGTGACCCGGTGACACGACCAGGGTCGGACCCGTCGGTCTCGGTACGGGGCGCCGTGACCCTCCGTGACGGCGAACGGGCTCAGTGATCACACAGAGGACCCTCAGCTCACCCCAGCAGACGGCCCCCGGCGTCGACCTGCCAGTTCCCCACGGCGACGACGAGCCGGTCGACCATCCCCGCGAGGAACCGCGCACCCTCCGCCGCGGTGGCGCCGGCCGGGTCGCCGAGCACCCCGTTCGGGCTCACCCCGCGCACGCCCTCGGCCCGCAGCCGGGGCAGCAGCTCGCCGATCGGGGCCGTTTCTCCCGCCTCGGCCCGGTCCGGCCGCACGGCGTCCGGTTCCACGTGCAACAGCAGCGAGGTCTCGGTGCGCCCGGCGTGCGCGTCGCCTCCCGCCACGCCGCACGGGAACCAGGCGACGTCCCGCCCCTCGTGCCGGAGCAGCGCCACTGCCGCGCGCAGCGCCTCGAGGTTGCCGCCGTGCCCGTTGACCACCAGCAGTCGGCCCGCCCACAGCCCGGCCGAGCGGCCCAGCTCGACGAGCACCGCGGTGAGCGCCTCGGTGCCCAGCGACACCGTGCCGGGGAACCCCTCGTGCTCCCCGCTCGCCCCGTAGGGCAGCGCGGGGGCGAGCAGCAGCCCGGGCACGCGGGCCACCGCGGCGCCGGCGACCGCGGCGGCCACCGTGGTGTCGGTGCCCAGCGGCAGGTGCGCGCCGTGCTGCTCCACCGAGCCCAGCGGGACGACGACGGTGGGCCGGTGCGGCAGGTCCGGGGAGTGCGCCGTCCGCAGCTCGCTCACCACGCCAGCACCACCCGC
This sequence is a window from Geodermatophilaceae bacterium NBWT11. Protein-coding genes within it:
- the mftE gene encoding mycofactocin biosynthesis peptidyl-dipeptidase MftE is translated as MVSELRTAHSPDLPHRPTVVVPLGSVEQHGAHLPLGTDTTVAAAVAGAAVARVPGLLLAPALPYGASGEHEGFPGTVSLGTEALTAVLVELGRSAGLWAGRLLVVNGHGGNLEALRAAVALLRHEGRDVAWFPCGVAGGDAHAGRTETSLLLHVEPDAVRPDRAEAGETAPIGELLPRLRAEGVRGVSPNGVLGDPAGATAAEGARFLAGMVDRLVVAVGNWQVDAGGRLLG